One genomic segment of Dysosmobacter sp. Marseille-Q4140 includes these proteins:
- a CDS encoding MarR family transcriptional regulator, translating to MNIRQEMKELCACLCRQDELYAALARRQGLSYHTAMTLYALDQDQGCTQKQIAENWMIPKQTVNTVVKELERSGYVELRAGRDQKEKLVFFTPAGKAFAAEGLRELYETEERAVKAMGEARFREMVAANRAFTEAFSAEVSHGA from the coding sequence ATGAACATCAGGCAAGAGATGAAAGAGCTGTGCGCCTGCCTGTGCCGTCAGGATGAGCTGTACGCCGCCCTGGCCCGCCGGCAGGGGCTGAGCTATCACACGGCCATGACCCTGTACGCGCTGGATCAGGACCAGGGCTGCACCCAGAAGCAGATCGCGGAAAACTGGATGATCCCCAAGCAGACGGTGAACACCGTGGTGAAGGAACTGGAGCGGAGCGGATATGTGGAGCTGCGCGCCGGACGGGATCAGAAGGAAAAGCTGGTCTTTTTCACTCCCGCCGGGAAGGCGTTCGCGGCGGAGGGACTGCGGGAGCTGTACGAGACGGAGGAACGGGCCGTAAAGGCCATGGGCGAGGCGCGGTTCCGGGAGATGGTGGCGGCCAACCGGGCCTTTACCGAGGCCTTTTCCGCAGAGGTATCCCATGGAGCGTAA
- a CDS encoding MATE family efflux transporter produces the protein MERNALSRRFTAASLLRFSAANVVMMIFLSLYTIVDGMFISRLVGTLALSAVNMSYPLNSLELALGIMLGTGASAVIAREMGAGEAELARRDFSCVVTVAAAAGGVFALAGNALLEPILEALGTSALQLPYAETYTRILLWFAPALFLQTVFQVLFVTAGKPGLGLGTTVLGGVSNMVLDYWFMGPLEMGVAGAAVATGVGYCIPAAAGLYYFLRPRDSALWFVSFRPRWAMLLHTCGNGSSEMVSNIANALTTFLFNIIFLRFWGEDGVASITIAMYFQFVFTAVFFGFSMGVAPVISYKYGAEDTGQLRRIVRICLCVILACSLGAYLLARLLIGPSLILFTDPGTPVYEITMEGFPLYAASFLVMGVSIFASSLFTAFSNGLVSAVISFARTFVFLVGMLLIMPQLLGRTGIWLAVPAAEVLGLLVSAVFLLWGRKKYQYA, from the coding sequence ATGGAGCGTAACGCCCTGTCCCGGCGCTTCACCGCCGCCTCCCTGCTGCGGTTTTCCGCGGCCAATGTGGTCATGATGATCTTTTTGTCCCTGTACACCATTGTGGACGGAATGTTCATCTCCCGTCTGGTGGGGACGCTGGCGCTGTCCGCGGTGAATATGTCCTATCCTCTCAACAGCCTGGAGCTGGCGCTGGGGATCATGCTGGGTACCGGCGCCAGCGCCGTCATCGCCCGGGAGATGGGAGCGGGAGAGGCCGAGCTGGCCCGGCGGGACTTTTCCTGCGTGGTGACTGTGGCCGCGGCGGCCGGCGGCGTGTTTGCCCTGGCGGGGAACGCCCTTTTGGAGCCGATCCTGGAGGCGCTGGGCACCAGCGCTTTGCAGCTGCCCTACGCGGAGACCTATACCAGAATCCTGCTGTGGTTCGCGCCGGCGCTGTTTTTGCAGACGGTGTTTCAGGTCCTCTTTGTGACGGCGGGAAAACCCGGGCTGGGTCTGGGCACCACGGTGCTGGGCGGGGTTTCCAACATGGTGCTGGACTACTGGTTCATGGGCCCCCTGGAGATGGGGGTGGCCGGGGCGGCCGTGGCCACGGGCGTGGGCTATTGTATCCCCGCCGCGGCGGGACTGTACTATTTCCTCCGCCCCCGGGACAGTGCCCTGTGGTTCGTCTCCTTCCGTCCCCGGTGGGCGATGCTGCTGCACACCTGCGGCAACGGCTCTTCGGAGATGGTCAGCAACATCGCCAATGCCCTGACCACCTTTTTGTTCAATATCATCTTTCTCCGCTTTTGGGGAGAGGACGGCGTGGCGTCCATCACCATCGCCATGTATTTCCAGTTTGTGTTCACCGCGGTGTTTTTCGGCTTTTCCATGGGTGTGGCGCCGGTGATCAGCTATAAGTACGGCGCGGAGGATACCGGCCAGCTGCGCCGGATCGTCCGGATCTGTCTGTGTGTGATCCTGGCGTGTTCTCTGGGGGCCTATCTGCTGGCAAGGCTCCTGATCGGGCCCAGTCTGATCCTGTTTACGGATCCCGGCACCCCTGTGTATGAGATCACCATGGAGGGGTTTCCCCTGTATGCGGCGAGCTTTTTGGTTATGGGCGTCAGTATTTTTGCCTCTTCCCTGTTCACCGCCTTTTCCAACGGGCTGGTCTCCGCCGTGATCTCCTTTGCCCGCACCTTTGTGTTTTTGGTGGGCATGCTGCTGATCATGCCGCAGCTGCTGGGGCGGACGGGCATCTGGCTGGCGGTCCCTGCGGCGGAGGTCCTGGGCCTTCTGGTATCGGCGGTGTTTTTGCTGTGGGGCAGAAAGAAATATCAGTATGCGTGA
- the cadA gene encoding cadmium-translocating P-type ATPase, which yields MSKLSRKQKKMLRRIVVSAVLLVLLKLLPPIPIPAALSLLADHSINGEGGPFLSLWPLYLIPYAVIGWDVLWKAVRNIAHGQVFDENFLMALATVGAFFTGEYAEAVFVMLFYQVGELFQDYAVGRSRASIAALMDIRPDIANLEQADGSTEEVDPEDVAVGDTVVVKPGERVPLDGVVLTGSSSLDTAALTGESVPRDVGPGEAVISGCVNLSGVLRFRVTRPCGESTVSKILDLVENASEKKSSSEAFITRFARYYTPCVVIAAAALFLLPTLALALVPAASLPGFLAGTDWSGWLHRALIFLVISCPCALVISVPLSFFGGIGGASKCGILVKGGNYLEALAKTDTVVFDKTGTLTRGVFTVTAIHPAEGFTEAEVLERAALAEHWSDHPISLSLRAAYGLPIDVSRVRDVEEIAGHGVRAMVDGGEVCVGNARLMERQNVVWRDCHLPGTIIHVTVEGRYAGHIVIADLPKEDAKAAIADLKAAGVRRTVMLTGDVEAVAASVAKDLGVDDYRAQLLPADKVDYVESLLEKRDRTGALAFVGDGINDAPVLTRADIGIAMGALGSDAAIEAADIVLMDDKPSKIALAMRISRKTLRIVRQNIVFALGVKGLVLVLGAFGCATMWAAVFADVGVAFLAILNAMRCLRVNA from the coding sequence ATGAGCAAACTCTCCCGCAAGCAGAAAAAGATGCTGCGGCGGATCGTTGTCTCCGCCGTTCTTCTGGTCCTTTTGAAGCTGCTGCCCCCCATCCCCATCCCGGCGGCGCTGTCTCTCCTGGCGGACCACAGTATCAACGGGGAGGGGGGACCCTTCCTGTCCCTGTGGCCCCTGTACCTGATCCCCTACGCCGTCATCGGCTGGGACGTGCTGTGGAAGGCCGTGCGGAACATCGCCCACGGCCAGGTCTTTGACGAGAACTTCCTCATGGCCCTGGCCACGGTGGGCGCCTTCTTCACCGGCGAGTACGCCGAGGCGGTGTTCGTGATGCTCTTCTACCAGGTGGGCGAGCTGTTCCAGGACTACGCCGTGGGCCGGTCCCGGGCCTCCATCGCCGCCCTCATGGATATCCGGCCGGACATCGCCAATCTGGAGCAGGCCGACGGCTCCACGGAGGAGGTGGACCCGGAGGACGTGGCCGTGGGCGACACCGTGGTGGTCAAGCCCGGCGAGCGGGTGCCCCTGGACGGCGTGGTCCTCACCGGCAGCTCCTCCCTGGATACCGCCGCCCTCACCGGCGAGTCCGTGCCCCGGGACGTGGGGCCCGGCGAGGCCGTCATCAGCGGGTGCGTGAACCTCAGCGGCGTGCTGCGCTTTCGGGTCACCAGGCCCTGCGGGGAGTCCACGGTCTCCAAGATCCTGGATCTGGTGGAAAACGCCAGCGAGAAGAAGTCCTCCAGCGAGGCCTTCATCACCCGCTTCGCCCGGTACTACACCCCCTGCGTGGTGATCGCAGCGGCGGCGCTGTTCCTGCTGCCCACGCTGGCCCTGGCCCTGGTTCCGGCGGCGTCCCTGCCGGGCTTCCTGGCGGGCACCGACTGGAGCGGCTGGCTCCACCGGGCGCTGATCTTCCTGGTGATCTCCTGCCCCTGCGCCCTGGTGATCTCCGTGCCGCTGAGCTTCTTCGGCGGCATCGGCGGCGCCAGCAAATGCGGCATCCTGGTCAAGGGCGGCAACTATCTGGAGGCCCTGGCCAAAACGGACACCGTGGTCTTTGACAAGACCGGCACCCTGACCCGGGGCGTGTTCACCGTCACTGCCATCCACCCGGCGGAGGGCTTCACCGAGGCGGAGGTCCTGGAGCGGGCCGCCCTGGCGGAGCACTGGTCCGACCACCCCATCTCCTTGTCCCTGAGGGCCGCCTACGGCCTGCCCATCGACGTGTCCCGGGTCCGGGACGTGGAGGAGATCGCCGGCCACGGCGTCCGGGCCATGGTGGACGGCGGGGAGGTCTGCGTGGGCAACGCCCGGCTCATGGAGCGTCAGAACGTGGTCTGGCGGGACTGCCACCTGCCCGGCACCATCATCCATGTCACGGTGGAGGGCCGCTACGCCGGTCACATCGTGATCGCGGACCTTCCCAAGGAGGACGCCAAGGCCGCCATCGCGGACCTGAAGGCCGCCGGGGTGCGGCGGACCGTCATGCTGACCGGCGACGTGGAGGCCGTGGCTGCTTCGGTGGCAAAGGACCTGGGCGTGGACGACTACCGCGCCCAGCTGCTGCCCGCCGACAAGGTGGACTATGTGGAGTCCCTGCTGGAGAAGCGGGACCGGACCGGGGCCCTGGCCTTCGTGGGCGACGGCATCAACGACGCGCCGGTGCTGACCCGGGCGGACATCGGCATCGCCATGGGCGCCCTGGGCTCCGACGCCGCCATCGAGGCCGCGGACATCGTGCTGATGGACGACAAGCCCTCCAAGATTGCCCTGGCCATGCGGATCTCCCGCAAGACGCTGCGGATCGTCCGGCAGAACATCGTCTTTGCCCTGGGGGTCAAGGGACTGGTGCTGGTGCTGGGCGCCTTCGGCTGCGCCACCATGTGGGCGGCGGTGTTCGCCGACGTGGGCGTGGCCTTCCTGGCGATCCTCAACGCCATGCGCTGCCTGCGGGTGAACGCCTGA
- a CDS encoding cation transporter: MKKRFNLTDLDCANCAAKMETAIKKIDGVHDATVSFMTQKMTIDAEDDRFDAIMKEVVAVCKKVEPDCVINL; encoded by the coding sequence ATGAAAAAGCGTTTCAACCTCACCGACCTGGACTGCGCCAACTGCGCCGCCAAAATGGAGACCGCCATCAAGAAGATCGACGGCGTCCATGACGCCACCGTCAGCTTCATGACCCAGAAAATGACCATCGACGCCGAGGACGACCGCTTCGACGCCATCATGAAGGAAGTCGTGGCCGTGTGCAAAAAGGTGGAGCCGGACTGCGTCATCAACCTGTGA
- a CDS encoding helix-turn-helix transcriptional regulator: MEDRYNVECCDFIHAHEAIVEKVRDKIPGEDTLYDLTELFRIFADSTRIRILYVLLESEMCVCDIAALLGMTQSAISHQLRALKNARLVKSRREGKTVFYSLTDDHVKTIIDQGLEHVSE; the protein is encoded by the coding sequence ATGGAGGACCGCTACAATGTGGAGTGCTGTGACTTTATCCACGCCCACGAGGCGATCGTGGAAAAGGTCCGGGACAAGATCCCGGGGGAGGACACCCTGTACGACCTGACGGAGCTGTTCCGCATCTTTGCCGACTCCACCCGCATCCGCATCCTGTACGTGCTGCTGGAGTCGGAGATGTGCGTGTGCGACATCGCCGCTCTGCTGGGCATGACCCAGTCCGCCATCTCCCATCAGCTGCGGGCTCTGAAAAACGCCCGGCTGGTGAAGTCCCGGCGGGAGGGCAAGACCGTGTTCTACTCCCTGACCGACGACCACGTGAAAACCATCATCGACCAGGGCCTGGAGCACGTCAGCGAGTAA
- a CDS encoding PaaI family thioesterase has product MSELEQNTRQRLQKNAFMLHNHIELESVEPDRAVFRLDIRPESRNPYGMVHGGAIYTMADNATGTAAHTDGRYYVTQTSALHFLRNQASGTVRATAWVRHRGKSTVLTAVDITGEDGKLLATGEFTFFCVDKALMDQKAPKE; this is encoded by the coding sequence ATGAGCGAACTGGAGCAGAACACCCGGCAGCGTTTGCAGAAAAACGCCTTCATGCTGCACAACCACATCGAGCTGGAGTCCGTGGAGCCGGACCGGGCGGTGTTCCGGCTGGACATCCGGCCGGAGAGCCGCAACCCCTACGGTATGGTCCACGGCGGCGCCATCTATACCATGGCGGACAATGCCACCGGCACCGCCGCCCACACCGACGGCCGTTACTATGTCACCCAGACCAGCGCCCTGCACTTCCTGCGCAACCAGGCCAGCGGTACTGTCCGGGCCACGGCCTGGGTCCGCCACCGGGGAAAGTCCACGGTGCTGACGGCGGTGGATATCACCGGCGAGGACGGCAAGCTCCTGGCCACCGGGGAGTTCACCTTCTTCTGCGTGGACAAGGCCCTGATGGACCAGAAGGCCCCAAAAGAATAA
- a CDS encoding HAMP domain-containing histidine kinase, whose protein sequence is MDTKWNGMEHDPGEELEYYVAARVDEAINGAEEAPGVLRVEPKKHPRIRAWTGVAALLLGFALTAGSLLSGLGQWVTGSDLEWWKDDWQETRAFASEVSGYVRDFLTLGAGGTLTWYDTVLEGDSGWTSGGWYSDTASDSAMASEESGHTAPDAAYQADKNVLYCIRKNNRVLYRNTSRALADTSDIPEGYNFLLIFKDGKAQAWKDGKEVDLYGSGIYTEDRSWYLPGYENFTAGEGVEGVEVRMAVRKTPIRYLQGQYDSGYISRSSPMYGLYEELRGFYTFYLRAALALAAGLGLLSLACFLRKDRRRAEAAIAAKTVYVWTELRFLAVAACLLSLLFGYTDQGVPFWLLFHILTNIRGLSWAIVTQEYLPIGVWMLLENLPLLLLLCLLLWLIRIDHRYHSKEQRRSWLRSLRRLLRDRSLRLPVQQRLRRWALALPAAMVGGTAAAAVLLVIGMELYWWNLYFAWVLLTVLGFLLVLALCILSSRHQLSLARDLGRLADQAAAIRAGNLDAAAELPADTDLHQIAEDLSHIQSGLQQALADRTRSERMKVELIANVSHDLKTPLTSILSYAELLRQEPLEGTAADYARIIDEKAQRLKAMVQDVFEVSKAASDQLPVDLERLDLGKLLRQTLADMADPIEQSGLTVRTDLPEGEVPIVADGKRLYRVFQNLIQNALQYSLPGSRVYLQLTAGEGRAEARVRNTSSRELPEGVDFTARFVRGDESRTDGGSGLGLSIARSFTEACGGELTVETVADLFTVRVSFPLAPDAPAKR, encoded by the coding sequence TTGGATACAAAATGGAACGGCATGGAGCATGACCCCGGCGAGGAGCTGGAGTACTACGTGGCCGCCCGGGTGGACGAGGCGATAAACGGGGCGGAGGAGGCCCCCGGGGTCCTTCGGGTGGAGCCGAAAAAGCACCCCCGGATCCGGGCCTGGACCGGCGTGGCCGCCCTGCTGCTGGGCTTCGCCCTGACGGCGGGGAGCCTGCTCTCCGGCCTGGGGCAGTGGGTCACCGGCAGCGATCTGGAGTGGTGGAAGGACGACTGGCAGGAGACCCGGGCCTTTGCCTCCGAGGTCAGCGGCTATGTCCGGGACTTTCTGACCCTGGGGGCCGGGGGAACGCTCACGTGGTACGACACGGTGCTGGAAGGCGATTCCGGATGGACCTCCGGCGGCTGGTACTCGGACACCGCCTCCGACAGCGCCATGGCCTCGGAGGAGTCCGGACACACGGCGCCGGACGCGGCCTATCAGGCGGACAAGAACGTGCTCTACTGCATCCGCAAAAACAACCGCGTCCTTTACCGCAACACCAGCCGAGCTCTGGCCGATACCTCGGACATCCCGGAGGGATACAACTTCCTGCTGATCTTCAAGGACGGCAAGGCCCAGGCCTGGAAGGACGGGAAGGAGGTGGACCTCTACGGCAGCGGCATCTACACCGAGGACCGGAGCTGGTATCTGCCCGGCTACGAAAACTTCACCGCCGGAGAGGGCGTGGAGGGCGTGGAGGTCCGCATGGCGGTCCGGAAGACCCCCATCCGCTACCTCCAGGGCCAGTACGACAGCGGCTACATCTCCCGCAGCAGCCCCATGTACGGCCTGTATGAGGAGCTGCGCGGCTTCTACACCTTCTATCTCAGGGCCGCCCTGGCCCTGGCAGCGGGACTGGGCCTGCTGTCTCTGGCCTGTTTTCTCCGGAAGGACCGGAGGCGGGCGGAGGCGGCCATCGCCGCCAAGACCGTGTACGTGTGGACGGAGCTGCGGTTCCTGGCGGTGGCAGCGTGCCTGCTGTCGCTGCTCTTCGGCTATACCGATCAGGGCGTTCCCTTCTGGCTGCTGTTCCATATCCTCACCAATATCAGGGGTCTCTCCTGGGCCATTGTGACACAGGAGTATCTCCCCATCGGCGTCTGGATGCTTCTGGAAAACCTGCCCCTTTTGCTGCTTTTGTGCCTGCTTCTGTGGCTGATCCGGATAGACCACCGCTATCATTCCAAGGAGCAGCGGCGGAGCTGGCTGCGGAGCCTCCGCCGCCTCCTGCGGGACCGCTCGCTCCGCCTGCCGGTGCAGCAACGGCTGCGGCGGTGGGCATTGGCCCTGCCGGCGGCCATGGTGGGCGGCACCGCGGCGGCCGCCGTGCTGCTGGTGATCGGCATGGAGCTCTACTGGTGGAACCTGTACTTCGCCTGGGTGCTGCTGACGGTGCTGGGCTTCCTCCTGGTGCTGGCGCTGTGCATCCTCTCCTCCCGGCACCAGCTGTCCCTGGCCCGGGATCTGGGGCGTCTGGCGGATCAGGCGGCGGCCATCCGGGCCGGAAACCTGGACGCCGCGGCGGAATTGCCCGCGGACACGGACCTGCACCAGATCGCGGAGGACCTCAGCCACATTCAGTCCGGCCTCCAGCAGGCCCTGGCGGACCGGACCCGCAGCGAGCGGATGAAGGTGGAGCTGATTGCAAACGTCTCCCACGACCTGAAAACGCCCCTGACCTCCATCCTCTCCTACGCGGAGCTGCTGCGGCAGGAGCCCCTGGAGGGGACCGCGGCGGACTACGCCCGGATCATCGACGAGAAGGCCCAGCGCCTCAAGGCCATGGTCCAGGACGTGTTCGAGGTCAGCAAGGCCGCCTCCGATCAGCTGCCGGTGGATCTGGAGCGGCTGGACCTGGGAAAGCTCCTGCGCCAGACCCTGGCGGACATGGCGGACCCCATCGAACAAAGCGGCCTGACCGTGCGCACGGACCTGCCGGAGGGGGAGGTTCCCATCGTGGCCGACGGCAAGCGGCTCTACCGGGTGTTCCAGAACCTGATCCAGAACGCCTTGCAGTACTCGCTCCCCGGCAGCCGGGTCTACCTCCAGCTGACGGCGGGGGAGGGAAGGGCGGAGGCCAGGGTCCGCAACACCTCCAGCCGGGAGCTGCCGGAGGGCGTGGACTTCACCGCCCGGTTCGTCCGGGGGGACGAGAGCCGCACCGACGGCGGCAGCGGCCTGGGCCTCTCCATCGCCCGCAGCTTCACCGAGGCCTGCGGCGGGGAGCTGACCGTGGAGACCGTGGCGGACCTGTTTACCGTCCGGGTGTCCTTCCCCCTGGCGCCGGACGCCCCGGCGAAGCGCTGA